The proteins below come from a single Leifsonia sp. 1010 genomic window:
- a CDS encoding helix-turn-helix domain-containing protein, whose protein sequence is MDGSTTVRRRDAAASTARLLAAATEEFAAHGYEGARVDRISASSGLNRALLFQRFGDKDGLYRAVLAQVAQDAAATRSAIVADRTVPVDRAQFVGMVRDLVRETARFLVAHPDAARILAWERAAGWAAFRAARPESDDPAAEQIMEWFRQGAERGWLREGPSPDRQLALVLELVTAVLTESPEFVEGAVTAALVREEETR, encoded by the coding sequence ACCGCCCGCCTGCTGGCCGCGGCCACCGAGGAGTTCGCCGCGCACGGGTACGAAGGGGCGCGCGTGGACCGGATCAGCGCATCCTCGGGCCTCAACCGCGCCCTGCTCTTCCAACGCTTCGGCGACAAGGACGGCCTGTACCGCGCCGTGCTCGCCCAGGTGGCCCAGGATGCGGCGGCGACCCGGTCCGCTATCGTCGCAGACCGTACGGTGCCGGTCGACCGCGCACAGTTCGTGGGCATGGTCCGTGACCTCGTGCGGGAGACCGCACGCTTCCTGGTCGCTCATCCCGACGCTGCGCGCATCCTCGCCTGGGAACGCGCGGCAGGGTGGGCCGCCTTCCGCGCGGCGCGGCCGGAGTCGGACGACCCGGCCGCCGAGCAGATCATGGAGTGGTTCCGCCAGGGAGCCGAGCGCGGGTGGCTCAGAGAAGGGCCGTCTCCGGATCGCCAGCTCGCCCTCGTCCTGGAGCTCGTCACGGCCGTGCTCACCGAGAGCCCGGAGTTCGTCGAGGGCGCCGTAACGGCGGCCCTGGTGCGCGAGGAGGAGACACGATGA